A stretch of the Clostridiales bacterium genome encodes the following:
- a CDS encoding sugar ABC transporter permease, whose amino-acid sequence MCVPAILFFLVFAYLPMPGAYIAFTNFQYNKGIFASPFVGLKNFQFLFISGQLGLLLKNTVLYNLAFIILGNVLQLAFAIMLNEVASKGYKKTAQSIMFLPYFISDVLVSLLVYNLINYDFGFISHLVRSLGGDMPKVYQNANAWPFIIVLVHLWKSTGYGTVVYFAAITGMDSSMMEAAQIDGANAWQRIRYITLPTLKPTVIILFLFAIGGILKGNFGLFYNLVGNNSMLFKTTDIIETYVYRSMMNSFNFSQSSAVGLFQSVVGFFIVLGANAFVKHLDPDYALF is encoded by the coding sequence ATGTGCGTGCCCGCGATCCTGTTTTTCCTGGTGTTTGCCTACCTGCCGATGCCGGGGGCCTATATTGCTTTCACCAATTTCCAGTACAACAAGGGCATTTTCGCCAGCCCGTTTGTGGGGCTGAAGAACTTCCAGTTCCTGTTCATCTCCGGCCAGCTGGGGCTGCTGCTGAAGAACACCGTGCTGTACAACCTGGCGTTCATCATCCTGGGGAATGTGCTGCAGCTGGCGTTCGCAATCATGCTGAATGAGGTGGCCAGCAAGGGCTACAAGAAGACCGCGCAGAGCATCATGTTCCTGCCGTACTTCATCTCAGATGTCCTGGTTTCCCTGCTGGTGTATAACCTGATCAACTACGACTTCGGCTTCATCTCCCACCTGGTCCGGTCCCTGGGAGGGGACATGCCGAAGGTTTACCAGAACGCCAACGCATGGCCGTTCATCATCGTGCTGGTCCACCTGTGGAAATCCACCGGGTACGGCACCGTGGTGTACTTCGCCGCGATTACCGGCATGGATTCCTCGATGATGGAAGCCGCGCAGATTGACGGCGCCAACGCCTGGCAGCGGATCCGGTACATCACCCTGCCGACGCTGAAGCCCACGGTGATCATCCTGTTCCTGTTCGCCATCGGCGGCATCCTGAAGGGCAACTTCGGCCTGTTCTACAACCTGGTCGGCAACAATTCGATGCTCTTCAAAACCACGGACATCATTGAGACCTACGTTTACCGGTCCATGATGAACAGCTTCAACTTCTCCCAGAGCAGCGCCGTCGGCCTGTTCCAGAGCGTGGTCGGATTCTTCATCGTGCTGGGCGCCAACGCCTTCGTGAAGCACCTGGATCCGGACTACGCGCTGTTCTGA